A region of Ochotona princeps isolate mOchPri1 chromosome 2, mOchPri1.hap1, whole genome shotgun sequence DNA encodes the following proteins:
- the CFAP126 gene encoding protein Flattop, producing MATNYSANQYEKAFSPKYLQNWSPAKPTKERISSHEGYTQFIANDRGHLLPSVPRSKASPWGSFLGTWQMPLKVPPARVTLTSRTAAAADSLTTWIQKNPDLLKASNGLRPEILGKPHDPDSQKKLRQKCVTKTVKQAPSATIIPSSPAANLNSPDEPQSPHPSAGHTPGPQSPASCPKSPPGSPCVQEN from the exons ATGGCCACTAACTACAGTGCCAACCAG TATGAAAAAGCCTTCTCACCCAAGTATCTGCAGAACTGGTCTCCTGCCAAGCCAACTAAAGAG AGAATCTCTTCCCATGAAGGCTACACCCAGTTTATCGCCAATGACCGTGGTCACCTGCTGCCCTCGGTGCCCCGTTCCAAG GCAAGCCCCTGGGGTTCCTTCCTGGGCACATGGCAGATGCCTCTGAAGGTCCCCCCTGCCCGGGTGACCCTGACTTCCcggacagctgctgctgctgactccCTCACCACGTGGATACAGAAAAACCCGGACTTACTCAAGGCCTCGAATGGGCTGCGCCCTGAAATCCTCGGCAAG CCCCATGATCCAGACAGTCAGAAGAAACTCAGGCAGAAGTGTGTCACAAAGACGGTAAAGCAAGCACCAAGTGCCACCATAATTCCAAGCTCTCCAGCTGCCAACCTCAACTCTCCAGATGAGCCCCAGAGCCCCCACCCCTCTGCAGGTCACACACCAGGCCCCCAAAGCCCAGCCAGCTGTCCCAAGAGCCCCCCCGGAAGCCCTTGCGTGCAGGAGAACTGA